One Lycium barbarum isolate Lr01 chromosome 5, ASM1917538v2, whole genome shotgun sequence genomic window carries:
- the LOC132641331 gene encoding probable nucleoredoxin 1, producing the protein MAEQDNHDLIKLLGSSDRDFLIRNNGDQVKLDTLKGKNVGLYFSASWCGPCRRFTPNLVEAYNELLSKGDFEVVFVTADQDDESFNAYFSKMPWLAVPFSDSETRKRLDELFDVNGIPHLVILGASGKVVTDSGVEIIAEHGVEGYPFTQERLNEIKEQEETAKREQSLKSILESQSRNYVIAADGRKVPVAELEGKIVGLYFSMTSFEECGSFTRKLIEMYDKLKAWGENFEIVMIPLDDEDEEESFKEGFASLPWFSLPLKDKTCEKLIRYFELSDLPTLVIIGTDGKTLQSNVAEAVEEHGILAYPFTPEKFAELEQIEKAKREAQTLESILVMGDLDFVIGKDGEKILVCDLVGKTILLYFSAHWCPPCRGFTPKLKEAYETIKAKNGPLEVIFISSDQDQASFDEYFATMPWLALPFGDERKASLSRLFKVQGIPKLIAIAPSGKTITTEARNLIMSHGADSFPFTEERMKEIEAGIALEEKKENDMNPEEDQKEQGKEEQKANEGWNCDGEVCFKG; encoded by the exons ATGGCAGAGCAGGATAATCATGATTTGATTAAGTTACTTGGTTCTTCAGACCGTGACTTTCTGATTCGCAACAATGGTGACCAG GTTAAGCTTGATACTCTAAAGGGGAAAAACGTTGGTTTGTACTTCTCAGCATCATGGTGTGGTCCATGCCGACGTTTCACCCCGAATTTGGTAGAGGCGTACAATGAGCTCCTATCAAAAGGAGACTTTGAAGTTGTTTTCGTTACTGCTGATCAGGATGATGAATCATTTAACGCGTACTTCTCTAAAATGCCTTGGCTTGCTGTCCCATTTTCTGATTCTGAAACACGTAAACGTCTGGATGAATTGTTTGATGTTAACGGAATACCCCACTTAGTGATCCTTGGTGCTAGTGGGAAGGTAGTGACAGATAGCGGGGTTGAAATCATCGCTGAGCATGGTGTGGAAGGTTACCCTTTCACTCAAGAAAGGCTAAATGAAATTAAAGAGCAAGAAGAAACCGCTAAAAGAGAACAATCTTTGAAATCTATCTTGGAGTCACAATCAAGAAACTATGTAATTGCAGCTGACGGAAGGAAG GTACCTGTTGCTGAGCTTGAAGGAAAGATTGTAGGCCTGTATTTCTCAATGACTTCTTTCGAAGAATGTGGATCATTTACTCGGAAGCTGATCGAGATGTATGACAAGTTGAAGGCATGGGGGGAGAACTTTGAAATTGTGATGATTCCCCTTGACGATGAAGATGAAGAGGAATCGTTTAAGGAAGGGTTTGCAAGCTTGCCTTGGTTTTCACTTCCTTTAAAAGACAAGACGTGCGAAAAGCTAATCCGATACTTTGAGCTCTCTGACCTTCCTACCTTAGTCATCATTGGAACAGATGGAAAGACTCTTCAATCTAATGTTGCTGAAGCCGTCGAGGAGCATGGCATCCTGGCATATCCTTTTACCCCCGAGAAATTCGCTGAACTTGAGCAGATAGAGAAAGCTAAGCGGGAAGCACAAACGTTGGAGTCGATTTTGGTCATGGGAGATCTTGATTTCGTCATTGGAAAAGATGGTGAAAAG ATTCTGGTGTGTGATCTTGTAGGGAAGACTATTCTTCTTTACTTCTCTGCACATTGGTGTCCTCCATGCCGTGGTTTTACGCCAAAGCTTAAAGAGGCATATGAGACGATTAAAGCCAAAAATGGTCCATTGGAAGTGATTTTCATATCCAGTGATCAAGATCAAGCCTCATTTGATGAATATTTTGCAACAATGCCATGGTTGGCTCTTCCCTTTGGTGATGAAAGGAAGGCATCCTTGAGTCGCCTATTTAAAGTTCAAGGCATACCAAAATTGATTGCTATAGCGCCATCAGGCAAGACTATTACAACTGAAGCCAGAAATTTGATCATGTCTCATGGTGCTGATTCTTTTCCATTCACTGAGGAGCGTATGAAGGAGATTGAGGCAGGAATTGCTCTAGAAGAGAAAAAGGAAAACGACATGAATCCTGAGGAAGATCAAAAGGAGCAAGGCAAAGAGGAACAGAAAGCAAATGAAGGATGGAATTGTGATGGTGAAGTTTGTTTCAAAGGTTAA